AGAGAGGTAGGTGCGGTTTACAACTTTATCTCGGAACTGAAAAGGGACTATGAAGTCCTTGAAGATAAGATTGAATTGAACTCTTCTGATGTAATGAGGCTTCTTGGCATCTCAAGAGCTTCTCTTGCACGCTGGCGAGACTCTAACGCTGTCCCTTTTCGTTATGTCTCTGCGAATCATGTGGTATATCCTTTCAAGGGGCTGTATATAGCTGTCAAGACTGGTAGAGCAACCTTCAAGGGCTTTAGGCGAATTGAGGCTATACAGAGACTGAATGCCTACAAAGATGGGGTCATAAAGGGTTATCTCGGTGAAGAGGAGCCTGAAATGTTGTTTGAAGAGCTATGAACTTCAAGGAGGAAATACTCAATCGCACCAATAGAGGCTTGGACGTATTCACGTACTATATGCCTGTAGACTTTGCGCCTAAGCGTAACTTTCGCAACCCTTTCTATGAGGACAAGAGAGCATCTTGTAACATCTACTTCGATAGCAAGAATGACTGTTACCGCATGAAGGACTTTGGGGACGAACTCTATTCAGGGGACTGCTTCTGGTTTGTAGCAATGGTGGCGGGACTTGATGTTAGGCGAGATTTCCGCAATGTCCTTCAAATGATAAATAGAGACTTAGGACTTAATCTTAGAATCGACCAAGAGACTGTGGTGTCAAATATGAGCAGAAAACGCCCAAGCAATCGAGTGACACCCCAAGTGACCTCTGAAGCTCCAAAGCGATATGATTTTACCTCAAAGGCTTTTAGTCAAAGAGAACTCATGTTTTGGTTTCGTTATGGGATTACAGAGGAGGTACTTCGCCGTTTTCATGTGAAAGCATTGACCTGCTTTAAGTCGGTCAATCGGGAGGGAAAACCTTACTCGATATATTCTAATGATGAGGACCCAATGTTTGGCTATGTCATGCAAGGCTTTATTAAGGTTTATCGGCCTCACAGCAGTGTCCGCTTCCTTTATGGAGGAGAGAAGGTTGATGATTACGTTTTTGGGCTTGAGCAACTTTCCAATAAGGGTGATGTAGTCTACATAACTGGTGGAGAAAAGGATGTGATGAGCCTCTCCGCCCATGGCTTCAATGCTATTTGCTTTAATAGTGAAACTTCCGATATTCCAAAGCCTCTGATGGAACTCCTGAGTCGAAGATTTAGGCATATCGTCATCTTGTACGACGTAGACGAAACAGGTATTCGGGCTTCATATAAGGTTTTACAAACCTTTTCAGAGCTACCAATTCTTAGGCTGGAACTGCCATTAGATGGCGGTAAAGAGCAGAAGGACATATCGGATTTTTTCTCAATGGGGCGGATAGCGACTGACCTCAAAGGACTATTAGCCAAGGAACTTAACAAGCTATATGCAAATACGCTTATGATGATGAAGTCCTGTGAGATAGACTATAATAACCCGCCTGAGGTCTCCAACTCCATTGTGTCCGTCAATGGTGTTCCATTGGGGACACAGGATAACCTTTTCTGTATTACAGGAGGTGAAGGTACAGGAAAGAGTAATTACATTTCTGCCATCCTCTCAGGGGTTATTAGCAACGAGCCATTAGAAGCAGAGTCGACCTTAGGACTACGTGTCTCAGCTAATCCAAAGAAGTATGCTGTCCTGCATTATGATACAGAGCAATCAGAAGCCCAATTACATAAGAACTTAGGGCGGACACTCTCACGTGCAGGGTTAGATAGGGTTCCTTCCTTCTTCCACTCATTTTACTTGGCTTCTCTTTCTCGCCAGGAACGTCTGAAGCTCATTCGCGATAGTATGGATATGCTTTATCACAAATACAATGGTATTCAGCTAGTCGTTATTGATGGGATTGCGGATTTGATCCGTTCTGCCAATGATGAAAGCGAGAGTATAGCAGTAGTTGACGAACTATATCGTCTTGCGGGTATTTACAATACTTGCATCATCTGTGTACTTCACTTCGTGCCCAATGGTGTGAAGTTACGAGGGCATATCGGCTCTGAACTCCAAAGAAAAGCAGCAGGCATTCTTTCGATTGAGAAGGACGATAACCCTGAATTGTCTGTGGTTAAGGCTCTCAAGGTGAGGGATGGTAGTCCTTTGGATGTCCCGATGATGCTCTTTGGGTGGGACAAAGAGTTGGATATGTTTGCTTATAGGGGTGAGAAGTCCAAGGCGGAAAAAGAAAAGCGTAAGACTGTAGACTTGGTCTCTGTAGCTAAAGAGATACTAAAAGAGCAAGAGCAGGTGCCCTACAGCGACTTGGTTGTCGCTGTGATGGAGGAGATGGATGTCAAGGACAGAACGGCGAAGAAGTATATCGCCTATATGAGAGAACAAAATATCTTATCTCAAGACAGCACAGGAAACTACATAAGAGGAAAGCTATGTCATGCTTCTTGAAAGAACCGCCAGAGTCCTCTGAACATAAATCAGAGTTTGAGCTTCTAAAGGAGATGCTTGTCAATATGGAGGGTAAGCTAAATCAATTGCTTGCCCTTCAAGAGACAACCATTCACCCTCCGATGCGACCAGAATACCTCGATATTATAGATGTCTCAAAGCTCCTCAAGGTGGAGCAAAAGACCATCTACAATTGGGTTTCGCTCGGTAAGATCCCATTTATCAAAGCCAATGGACGCCTGCTTTTTCTAAGGCACGAAATAGACGAGATGCTCCGTCGACGAGAGGAGTGGTAGAGTTAATCACATAAGTATGGTCAGAAGAGAGATTAGTCGGGGATTCTTTTGCTACAAGTTTATTTTGCCGTATATTTGTAAGCAGAATAGCGTGCAAATGTCGACTAAAATAAAGAAGCTGCAGAGACAATCTCAAAAGACTCCAGTTCTCTTCTCAGCTTGGTTGGAGCAACAAGGGCTTACAAGGTCAGAGTTGGCTGACTTTGTTAAGAGTAATTGGCTACAACGAATAGCAAATGGAGTATATTGTTTTGATGGATATACTCCGACCCTATATGCCGTTCTCTATTCCTATTACGAACTTTTAGGCAAGAAATATGTTTTAGGAGCATCTACTGCTTTGGGATTAAGGGGGTTTTCTCATTATGGATATGTAGGAGATGAACCTATATTCTTATATGAACAAAATGGTGAGCATATCCCAAAATGGCTTAAGACAAGTGCCCTCTTTGAGAATCTACTGGTATATAGTAGCAATCTCTTTGCTGGTAGTGAATTGGGTATAGAGTTACTTGAAGTGGGAGGCTATGAAGTATTTGCATCCTCTCCAGAAAGGGCTATACTTGAAACTTTGTCATTGTCACCTAAGTTTTATTCTCTTATGGATATATACTATGTAACAGAGATGCTTACTACATTAAGACCCAAGTTGTTACAAGAGTTATTGGAATTGAGTCGTTCTGTCAAAGTCAATCGATTACTCTTATACTTTGCAGACAAAGCTCACCTACCATGGTTTAAGCAGCTTGATGTTGCAAAAATCAATTTGGGAAGCGGGACAAGAGCCTTAGCAAATCCTGGTGTCTATGTGGATAAATATCAGATAACTGTTCCTCAAGAATTATATGATTACGAATAATTATAGAAGTAAAGTAGAGCTTCTTATACGCATTATTCCAGCCGTAACAGAGGAAGGGGATTTGGCGATACATGGTGGCACAGCCATCAATCTTTTTGTCAAAGACCTTCCTCGCTATTCAATAGATATTGATCTAACCTATATCCCAATATTAGATCGTAAAGCCAGCCTTGACAACATCAACGCCTGTTTAAGAAGAATCTCAGAAAAATTGAGACAATCTATTAAGGGCATTCAAATTACTCATCGTCCAGAAATTTGCAAGCTTCTTTGTAGCTTCAGAGGATGTCAAGTCAAGATTGAAGTTAATCAGACAAAGCGTGGCCTTGTTTCTGGCTCTCCTAAGTTAACCCCTTTGTGTGCTAAGGCTCAAGATGAATTTATGATGTACTGTGAAGCTAATGTTGTTCCTATTCCACTTTTATATGGAGGAAAGATAGCTGCCGCTCTTTCTCGACAACATCCCAGAGACCTCTTCGATGTGAAGTACATGGATTATTCCTTGTCTGATGTGAAAGAAGGGATACTATATAGTCTTCTTGGTAGTGATCGTCCAATCTCAGAGTCAATTGCTCCTAACCTAATTGACCAGACTAAGGTTATGGAGACACAATTCATGGGGATGACCGAGATACCCTTTACTTATCAAGACTATGAAGCTACTCGTATTAATTTAATCCAAGGGCTCCAAAATCTATTCTCTGAAACAGAAAAAGACTTCTTGATTTCGTTTGAAAGCGGAGAACCTCAATGGTCTCTGCTCTCCTACCAAAGCTTTGAGACTTACCCCTCAGTAGAGTGGAAACTTTTGAATATTGAAAAATTGAAACAAAGTGATCCTGAGGGTTTTGCCAAACAAATCAAGAAGTTAAAAGAGGTACTCGGTAGATAACACCTATTGTCACTTGAAATCCGAGGCCTTCTTACTGTATCCTTCAAACAGGCATATATTATCATCCATAATGCACAAAATCACTCACATATGATTATGTGCAAATACACTGATTATATGTTTATGCGCAAAAGGATCGTAGGTTATTGTGGGTTAGAAAGTTTAGGACACACCAAAAAGCCCCGAGTGAAATACCTCAAAAACACTGAATAACAGGGGCAAATATAATTTGCCTGTCGCAAATGTATGGTGAGTTTGCGACCAGAAAGGCGGCGTAATCATATTTTTTACTGCTGTTTACAGAGAGTTGTTTGCCTCAATAAAAAGAATTTCATCTAATGCCACTTGGGGCGGTAGCTGTTCTTGGGAGAGTCGTTGTCGGGGTTTTGAGATTGGTTCGCTTGTGGCTTTATCGCTCCTTGCTCAGACACTCGGGACGACAATGTGGGACTTTCATCGACTTCGTTAGACTGCTGTTGTTCTGGAGTGTCGTCGGCATCAGAAGGAGGGGTGAGAGAGAGTGCTATTTTACGGTCAAGTTCGGAGGCTTGGCTTTTTAGAAAGCGAAGTTCCTCCTCTTTCTTCCAGGAGCCATTGGCTATCTCCCTATAGGTAGAGATAGAAGCGGTCACCTTAGCGAGTTCCTTTTGGTGGCTCTCAATGACCTTTGGGATACGCTCCAGAGCATTAACGAAGTTACGACAAGCCAGCTTTGGGTCAGTTGCCAAGGCCCCATTGTTATAGGTGTAGTAGATATTACCCTCGCCCTTCACGAAGAATCTGTTTTGGGTTAAACCAAACAGCCCATCCTTAGCTGAACTCTCCGACTTTACAAGAATTGGGAAGCCATACACCTGCCCAATTTCACGATACTCATCGCCTGTTCGTGCCTTATCTGCTATTTCATGCAGTCGCTCCGCTATCCGCTTCTCATCGGTCACGCCTTCTACGCCCTTTATCACAATGGAGTTAATGGGTAGCCCTGCTTCATCACGTTGCACCATACTGTTGTATTTGCTCCAGTCACTCTCCGCTTGAGCAATCCTGCCCTTATGAATATTCGCCTTAAACTCAATCTCTCCAACCATATTCATTGCCTGGTCACGTTCCCGATTGAATGCCTTACGCTCCGATTCCAAGGTGGTAATTTTCTTATCCAGCTTCGCTTTCTCCAGTAGGTCAGTATTACCCGAAAGCACAGCCACATACTCCGAGAAGTTAAGTCCACTATCCTCATCCATGGCACCCTCATCAATCGTTCGGTTTCCGAGCGAATTACTCTTGAGCTGATTGATAAAGAGCTGTTTATTATGTAGCAGATTGAACTTATAGCTATCGAGTGACCGCTCCACAGCATAGATAATGACATCCACCTTGTTGTCTGCGTATAGCTTTGCCACCTCGTTACCTTTACGAATGGCACGCCCATTGCGTTGTTCCAAGTCGGAAGGACGCCAAGGCGTGTCGAGGTGATGCACTGCGACGGCTCGTTGCTGTGCATTCACTCCAGTACCCAGCATCTCCGTTGAGCCGAACAACACCCGCACCTCTCCCC
This genomic window from Porphyromonadaceae bacterium W3.11 contains:
- a CDS encoding bifunctional DNA primase/helicase: MNFKEEILNRTNRGLDVFTYYMPVDFAPKRNFRNPFYEDKRASCNIYFDSKNDCYRMKDFGDELYSGDCFWFVAMVAGLDVRRDFRNVLQMINRDLGLNLRIDQETVVSNMSRKRPSNRVTPQVTSEAPKRYDFTSKAFSQRELMFWFRYGITEEVLRRFHVKALTCFKSVNREGKPYSIYSNDEDPMFGYVMQGFIKVYRPHSSVRFLYGGEKVDDYVFGLEQLSNKGDVVYITGGEKDVMSLSAHGFNAICFNSETSDIPKPLMELLSRRFRHIVILYDVDETGIRASYKVLQTFSELPILRLELPLDGGKEQKDISDFFSMGRIATDLKGLLAKELNKLYANTLMMMKSCEIDYNNPPEVSNSIVSVNGVPLGTQDNLFCITGGEGTGKSNYISAILSGVISNEPLEAESTLGLRVSANPKKYAVLHYDTEQSEAQLHKNLGRTLSRAGLDRVPSFFHSFYLASLSRQERLKLIRDSMDMLYHKYNGIQLVVIDGIADLIRSANDESESIAVVDELYRLAGIYNTCIICVLHFVPNGVKLRGHIGSELQRKAAGILSIEKDDNPELSVVKALKVRDGSPLDVPMMLFGWDKELDMFAYRGEKSKAEKEKRKTVDLVSVAKEILKEQEQVPYSDLVVAVMEEMDVKDRTAKKYIAYMREQNILSQDSTGNYIRGKLCHAS
- a CDS encoding helix-turn-helix domain-containing protein; protein product: MLVNMEGKLNQLLALQETTIHPPMRPEYLDIIDVSKLLKVEQKTIYNWVSLGKIPFIKANGRLLFLRHEIDEMLRRREEW
- a CDS encoding type IV toxin-antitoxin system AbiEi family antitoxin domain-containing protein, which translates into the protein MSTKIKKLQRQSQKTPVLFSAWLEQQGLTRSELADFVKSNWLQRIANGVYCFDGYTPTLYAVLYSYYELLGKKYVLGASTALGLRGFSHYGYVGDEPIFLYEQNGEHIPKWLKTSALFENLLVYSSNLFAGSELGIELLEVGGYEVFASSPERAILETLSLSPKFYSLMDIYYVTEMLTTLRPKLLQELLELSRSVKVNRLLLYFADKAHLPWFKQLDVAKINLGSGTRALANPGVYVDKYQITVPQELYDYE
- a CDS encoding nucleotidyl transferase AbiEii/AbiGii toxin family protein → MITNNYRSKVELLIRIIPAVTEEGDLAIHGGTAINLFVKDLPRYSIDIDLTYIPILDRKASLDNINACLRRISEKLRQSIKGIQITHRPEICKLLCSFRGCQVKIEVNQTKRGLVSGSPKLTPLCAKAQDEFMMYCEANVVPIPLLYGGKIAAALSRQHPRDLFDVKYMDYSLSDVKEGILYSLLGSDRPISESIAPNLIDQTKVMETQFMGMTEIPFTYQDYEATRINLIQGLQNLFSETEKDFLISFESGEPQWSLLSYQSFETYPSVEWKLLNIEKLKQSDPEGFAKQIKKLKEVLGR